The DNA segment ATGATACCGAATCCAAGGCTAAGCGAGAAGAACACCTGCCCACATGCGTCGATCCATATCTGCACGTCTGTCAGTTTAGAAAAGTCAGGCGTCAGGTACCACTCGATACCCTCCATTCCACCGACAAGGGTGACACCCCTTATTACCAGAGCCAGTATAAGTACGAACAATATAGGCATGAAGACCTTCATGGTTTTTTCAAGCCCTTCCTTAACACCAGAATTGACAATGATGAAGTTGATCAGCCAGACAGCTACGACAGCGATAAGGACACTGACCGAAAAGCCTCCGAGCACACCGGGGCCGGCTGAAAGCTCTAATATATCATTAAAGAAGAATCCTTCGAAATCAGTCGGGAACCCGCCAAGTAATATCTTTAAAAGATAAACGGCGCCCCACCCTATAATGATCATATAATAGGTCAGGATAACGAAGCCTGCCATGACCCCGAGCCATCCAATCCATTCGGAACCCTTCGCCTTTAACCTCTTTAATGCAAGAGGGGCGGAGCCTTTGGTCGAATGACCGAGAACTAATTCCAGCATCATTACTGTGATACCGACCAGTATCAATGCGGTGAAATAAGGGATCAAGAATGCCCCTCCACCGTTACTATACGTCATATATGGGAATCTCCATATATTGCCCAGGCCTATCGCCGAACCTACTGCGGCCAGGATAAAGCCCAGTTTTGTACCCCACATTTCTCGTGCGATAACAATCACCTCAAATTTCAACCATACAGGGTAATAGCTTACTTGCCATGCCATAGCATGACAGTGATTTACTGCCTTATCCCTGTACTGTAAATAATTTACCTAAAACTATGAAATAACATATAAAATTTTTGCTTGGAAGGTATTATTTTATAATATGTTTAGATATTTTTTTGATTTTTATTCACTTTTATATCCCGATAAATGAAAAATATGTTATTTACTATTATTTGACATAATTATGGCAGAAATCGAGAGATACGATTTTTGTAGGCAAATATTGTCCAGGTTATAATTTATATAGTTAGCGTTAAGCGAATGAAATTATAAAGACACAAAAATAATAACCAGGAATTATAAAACTGGTATGTTTTTATCCATTCAAAAAGGATATCACATAATTGAAAGATCAAACATATGGAATACACATCATCCAGAATAGAAATGCTAATAAGAAACCTGGAAGATTCATTTAAAAAAATTTTAATGGGGCCACCCGAATTTGAATCGGGGTCTCAAGACCCCCAGTCTTGAAGGATGGACCAGTCTACCCTATGGCCCCATGTTGTAATAATAGAACGTAGTCTAAAATAACTTCAACATATATATCATTTTTGATTCCTGATAATATAGATAACCTTAAGATATAAACGTTAAAGCCCGGATCCATCAATGATAAACCCAGTATAGACCATGACGGTGATAATATTATTTTAACTTAAAGCCTCTGCCCTATAAATTATAAAATTATTTATCCATTGACATTATCATCTATATAAATTAAAAAGCTAAACGATAATAATAAATAAGTACAAAAACTATAATGTTATTCTTAAAGGATGAAATCGATTTAGAGTTAGCTTCTGGCGTGAGAAATGCCAGCTTTACCATATATCACTCATTAAACGCCTCACCTCCGCACTCTTAAATTAAAGTTCGTGATCATAAATGACCGATATTGACCTCGATGATAAGGACAGAAAGATAATCGCACTGTTCAAGAATGACCCGGATATCTCCCAGATAGATATAGCGGAAAAAGTCGGACTTTCCCAGCCATCAGTGGGGGCGAGAGTCAGCAAGCTAAAACAATCCGGCATACTGTCCACGGTCATCGGCATGAATTTTAAGAAGGTCGGGCTAAGCCTGGCAAAGGTCGATATAACGACCAAGAATTCGATCGATATTATAAACATGTTCAAGGAATGCCCATATTTCCTTAACGGATTCATCGTATCGGGACAATCGAACCTGTGCCTGTTTCTGATAGCTGAAAACATATCCACTATAGAGGCCATTGTCGACAGGCATATCAGAAGCGACCCTTCTGTCATGAACGTGGAACTGGGCATTGTGATAGCGCCTGTTACGGACATGGTAATGCCGGTCAAGATGCATTATGAAAAATCGGATTCATCGCCATGCGGCATAGACTGCGCCTCATGCCAGTACTTTGCCTGCGATAGATGCCTGGGATGTCCGATAACGGATAACTATAAGGGCAAGTTCTGGTAGCCATATAGTTCGTTAGTTTAAAAAACGAAAAACATTTTTTAGACACTAGTCGACTTTGTGTTAAAAAGGTTTTTAATATTGAACTTATTTCAAGGTCGTTATATAGGAGTACGCGGCCATTGCTGCTTTAGCCCCTTCGCCTGCGGCTACCACTATCTGTTTTTGAGGTACGTCAGTAACGTCGCCACATGCGAATATGCCCTTTATGCTCGTGTTGCAAAATTCGTCGATAACGATCTCTCCGCGCTCATTAAACTCAACAAGCCCCTTTATGAACCCGGTATTTGGAAGAAGCCCTATCTCTACGAACACTCCGCTCACATCGATAGTCTCTACATTGCCGGTATCTCTTGACCTGATGTTGATCTTCTCCACAAGATCGCTTCCCAGTATCCTTTCCACGGTATATCCTTTAAAAACGGTCACATTGTCGCTGGCCATTATTTTATCGACGATCATTTTGTCGGCCTTAATCGTGCTCCTGACGACCATATACACTTTACTGGCTATGTTACTCAGGTCCAGGACTGCTTCGCCTGCAGAGTTCCCGCCCCCTACGACCGCTACATCGGCTCCGGCAAATAACGGGGCGTCGCAGGTGGTGCAATAGCTTACGCCTTTATTCTTGAACTCCTCCTCGCCGGGAACGCCCATCTCTCTCCAGTGAGACCCGGAGGCGATAATGACGGCAAGGGACTCGAATATGCCCCCGTCTTCGGTCTTTACGGCGAACTTACCATCGGACGGCACTATATTTGACACTCTTTTCAGGTCCGCAGAAATGCCCAGGCTTTCCATCTGCTCCCTCATTTTAGAGGTAAGCTCAGGGCCGGTCAGTGATTTATACCCGGGATAGTTCTCAACGCTATCGGTCTTGGACATCTGTCCGCCGACAGAGTCGCTGATCACCTTTACGTTCAAGCCTTTTCTTTTTGCATAAATAGCGGCGGTCATACCCGAAGGTCCCGCGCCTACGATTATAAGGTCAAGCATTTCCATATTATACCATATAGACTATTGCCCCGGGAAGATAAAAAATTTTTCAGACTTCTATGGACACGCTCGATAGAAGCTTGTTAAGCTTGGGCACGTTGAACCCGATCATCACCTGATCCCCGATGACCACAAGCGGAGTTATCCGGATGCCATATTTTTTTGCCATCTCATCCAGAGCTTCCTTATTTTTAACGACATCAATGTCCTCATAAGGAATGTTATTCCTGTCAAGATAGTCCTTCAAGCTGTTACATTCAGGGCAAGTCGGCTGCGTATATACCTTGACTTTATGCTGAGAGATCTTACCGGATTTCTTCATAAACATCCTCGATTATTATTGTTGCTTATTTATTATAAATATGATTATAAAGAACCTTTCCGCGAAGATAACGGTCACGGTACAATCATATAATGTATCAGGCCGCTACCTCTGCCCCGGGCTCTTTTCCAGTCGGGTAAAGGTCCCTTGCCGCATTCTCAAGCCCGAGCGACAGGAGCTTGACACGGGTCGGCCAGCCTGTATTCTTATTCCATCCTCTTGCCTCGTAATATTCATCGAGCATTCCTTCGAGATGGACGACGCTCCCTTTTGTCGGCCCGTAAGGCACTGGCGTGGACGTAAGTCTTTTAGGAAGACGGTCATCTTTTCTTCCGATACCTTCGCGGACGTTGAACGCACGCTGAAGGTTCCATATACGATCCCCTGTCTCGAGCAATTTTTTCCCGTCGATATCAAATCCGGTGACAGCTGACAGATATTTTGCATACTGACCTGGCTCGATAGTATAACAGATTATTGTGAACATGCAGCAGACGAGCGAATTCACAGCAACGGAATAGTTCTGGGCCGGTATAAGCCACTCCACCTTATTTGCCTCCGATAGCTGGTCAAACTCTTCCGGCATTCCCAGTTCCTTTGACCTGAAGCCCAGGCATTCTGACGCGGCTGCAAAAGGCCGAAGATTATCCCCTCCGCGATTATCGACTGCATATCCCAGTGCCATTGCTTTACTTCCGCGTACTTCGATCCCGGGCAGGTCTAGCTTTTTTACACTTAAGGCATATTTCTCGGAGCCGCGCCCTATCTTTTTTGCAGCCTCCTCGACACCGTCGGCAAGATAGGCCCCAAGCTCCATCCTTGTGGCTATCTTGGGGATCATAGCTACCATGGCCTCATGGTCTCCCCAGTTCAATCCTATGCCGTGAGTATCCTCTTTATTGATAATGCCGCGCTCATAAAGTTCCATAGCCCACGCGATAACAGCGCCGGTGGAGACAGTGTCCAGCCCGAACATATCGCACCACATGTTCGCTCTTGATATCGCTTCCAGGTTGTCGTTTCCGCATTGTGAGCCGAACGCGACGGTAGTATCATAGTCAGGGCCCTTTCCTTTCGTCCCATGATAAGGTCCGTACGGGATGTCTATGACTCGAGTGCAATGTATCGGACAGCAGAAACACCCTCGTGTACCTTTTAGAATTGTTTCGGCCATCTTTTGCCCGGTCATGTTCTCCGCGCCCTTAAAAAACCCGGAACTATGGTTCTTTGTCGGTAATACCCCTTTTTCATTCATTAAGCCGATAATGCCGTCGACACCATATTTTGGGAAGACGTCGCCGGTGATGACATGATCACGGCAGGCATCGAGAAGCTCGTTCATCGATGCGAAACTCTTTGCAGGATCTGCTGCAAAAAGATCCTTTGATCCTTTTACCGCTATAGCCTTAAGATTCTTCGAGCCCATCACCGCCCCGGTGCCGCCTCTGCTTGCAGAGCGCTGGTAGTCGTTCATGATGCTCGCGATCTTCACAAGGTTCTCTCCTGCCGGGCCGATGCTTGTGACACATATCTTTTTATCGTTCAACTGCTCTTTTATCAGCCTATCAGTGTCAAAAGTAGTCTTTCCCCATAGCTCATCGGCCTCGTAGAATCCGGGCTTGCCGTCGTTGATGAAAAGATAGACGGGACGGGGACTTTTTCCTTTTACTATTATCCCGTCATAGCCGGCGAGCTTTAATTCTGTACCCCAGTACCCTCCGGCATGGGCCGTCGTCTCGCAATGGGTGAGAGGCGATTTTGTAACGACGCAATGCCTTCCCGATGTCGGGGCCAGAGTGCCTGTAAGAGGACCGGTCATGAAGATCAATAAGTTGTCCGGCCCCAGAGGATCCGTGTAAGCAGGGACTTCATCATAAAGATATTTTATTCCGAGCCCTTCACCGCCGATGAAATCTTTCAATACGCTCTCTTCCGGCGCCTCGTCGGAACAGGTTAACGTTGAAAGTTCTACCCTCAATATTTTTCCGGCATAGCCTCCGGGCATATTAATCACCCCAGAACCCAGCCGATCGCGTTCGTCGGGCAATATTTAACGCACATTGGCTGGCCCTGGCAAAAATCGCACTTTCTTGGCATCTTACGGTCCGGGTAGTATTGAAGCACCTCTGTCGGACAGGCCTCTATACATTTACCGCACCCAGTGCATTTATCCTCGTCCAGTATGAAGATACCGCGCTCTCCTGTCGTAACTATGGTATAATCCTCATAGATGGCTTCCATAGGGCATGCATCCGCACATCTTCCGCATTGTATGCATATGCGTATGTTGTGCTCGTCCGGATAGTCAAGGTCGACTATGACCCTGCCTCTTCGAGGATTGAAAACGATATCATGGACCCATGCACATATTGCCTCGCACCTGTGGCATGATATGCAAACGTCATCATTTTTAGTCAGCCTGCTCATTAATATCCATCTCCACTGCCGCTTGACCGTTTCGAAAAAATCGATGTATTATTTTTTTAAAAAGTCAGGGATAAAACATTATTCTACGATTAATGCGAAAACTAAAGTGCCCGCTCAAAATATTGAAATTTCAACCAAATAATTTCAAAAATGTAAGCTAATCTATATATAATCAATATGTTGTGGGTAATAATAGATAAATAAGCAAAAGCTGGCGCGAGAAGCCCGGTATCTCATAAATATTCGGAATTTTCGCAAAATATTGAAAAAGAAGAATTTCCTGACCACGGAGTAACCATCAATGATAGAGATTAGCTTAATCGACTGCATTTATACCGCATCGTTCCTGACCTGTGCAATCGGCTTATCGATGTCGCATTTCGCGCCGTCCGAGTATAATTGCGATAAAGTAAGGAACGCTATCGAGGGAAGCATGAATTCTCACGACGAGCCGTCCCAGACTTGCGTCGAGCGGTTTTGTACCGGCGTCGTCAGGGCAATGCAAAAAATAACCTTAAGGTAATACGGCTCATATGCCGTATAACGATTTTAGATTGTATATCACCCTGTTAACAGTCTTTAGCGACTTTCCGGCCTCATAAGCCCGAATGTCGTCGCTTCCGTTTTTAAGGATATTATCATAATATTTCAGGATATCGTCAAGGTCCCTTCCGATATCGCCAAGGTACAGCTCCATTTTCCCCTCGCTGTCATGCACGCCGCTGATAAGCTTTTTCAGCAGCTTTAAACGGTCGTACAGCGTCACCCCGGATATGGAATTATATTCATTCAAATCGCTTTCCGGGAACGTTCGCTTAAAGAGAACGTCCAGGAAAGACTCCATCCCGAGGATAGAATCAAGGACGCATAGATCATAATGTTCCTCGTCAAGCAGGCGTTTAGCGTTCAGAAGTAAAGATTTGTATAAGACGTCTTCACCCGAGGACAATAACATATTGACGAGCATGGCATCCTCTGTCGTCAATGTCAGGGGGACCACAGGCTTTGTCGACACGACATGATACGCTTCGACCGGATCGCCGAAAGCGTTAATGACCTCAAGCGATCTTACCGCGAAATACTTTTTACTGATGGATAAGCTCAGATCTTCCCGTACTATGGCTATGGCCTTCATGAACTTCTTAACATGGTCAAAGGCCTCTTCCTCGACGCCTGCAGGACATACTTCCAGGATACGGTCGCCCTCCGACGAAGCAGCTTCGATGGATCTTCTCACTGTATCGTAGCCTGCCTCGAATTCCATCTCGCCCATGGATACGGGCTCTACGAGGCTGTCGTCGATATTTTGCTCTATAGGCTTTATGCTTATTATCCGGACATGTTTCCCGTGCTCCTTGAACATGAACGGCTCATTGATGTCAATGGCAAAGCCGTGAAGCAGGAACCTTACTCTCACCATACATGGAAGTCCTGATCTGATAAGATGCTCAAGCGCGCCGGCAGCCGAAGTCCGCGCCAGCTCCTCTTCCTGTTTTATTTGTAGCTCTTTTACGCGTGCCTCAACTATGCGGTCGTAGACGGGCTGCTCTTTTACGACGATGTCCATAAATTCACCGCCGAGCTCCTCGCCGAGGGACCTGAACTCGATAAAATATTTTTCGTAATCGTCTACGTCCATCACGCTGCCTACGCCCAGCAGATTATAGATGGTGTTAAAAAGCGACTCCTTTGAGCCGTTGGGGTGCTCCTTCTTTATCAGATACGAACTCTCAAAATTTTCCTTTGCATCGGCAGCCTTCCCGTCCTTGATGAACGTGATGCCGATATTGTTCAAAGTCTCTGACATCTCTTTGTATGATCCAAGCCTCTCATAGATCTTGAGTGCGACACTGAACTCTTTTCTTGCGGCAGGGTACTTTTTCATCGATAGCAGATAATTACCGTTTTGGAAGCGCCTGCCGGCTATTTTTTGGGATTTGCTGGCGTCCATTCGTATCATTTTAGTTATAGGGCTTGGTATATATAAGCCTTTTAGAGCATGACTTTTTCATAAAGGGATTAGTAAATATTTTTGACTTTTTTACGTTTATGTGGATGATGTTTTTTGTGTTGTTCCTTTCGGATGGCAGTAGATACTAATGTCACAGAAACACAAAAACACTAAAATATTTTCTCAAATAACGAAGAAAAACCCTTTTATAAGACCTTTACTTAAGCGTTTCGCCAATTATATTTCACATCTGAAGTTTTACACACATATAAATAGTATAAATTGAATTAATTATTAGTTGGTTAATTTGCAATAAATTGACCGGCAACTAAAGGGGGGTTAAGTATAGTGATTTCTACAAAGTGTCCTATGACAAAGGACCTATCCAAGGATTGTATCAAGGAAAGATGCGCATGGTTTGACAGCGACGCCAGCGAATGCTGTGTTAAAAGCTTTGTCATGGGAAGAGCCCTTCTTGCGCAAAAACATTACGGATTTATCAATATCAAAGGGTCCCAGCTCATTGAAACAACCCAGTGATATGCACAAAAACTATTTTTAATATTTACTATATAATATAAATGTAAATTTTTTAAACTTTTTGACAGATCCGTTTAAAAAATTATAAGATTCAATACGCTGTATAAACTGTCACAGCTTAAAGTGATCCCGATGTTATTTAAAGAGTTAGTTGAAGTTTTCGAGAGGCTTAAAAAAACATCCAGCAGGCTTGAAAAAACGGCAATACTGGCCGATTTCATAAAGGACGTGCCCGCGGATGACCTGCCAATTATAGTAAATTTTTGTACAGGTAAGATATTTCCCACGTGGGACGAAAGAAAGATCGGGATAGCCAGCCAGTCGATGGTAAAGATCATTTCATCCGTATCCTATAACAGCGAACCAAAGGTCATCGAGAGCTATAAACATACAGGACATCTTGGTATAACAGCGGAAGAGATGTTCCAGAAAAAAGCGCAGCAGACATTTTTTGCACCCGAGGACATCACGGTCAGGGAGCTTTATGATACTTTTGTCTCGCTCTCCGAAATGTCCGGGACCGGCTCGGCCACTAAGAAACAGAAAACACTAATGGGCATACTTCGCAGGGCTGACCCGAAGGAGGCACACTATATTGTCAGCCTTACTATCGAATATGTTTTGTCCGGCGCTAAAGAAGGCGTGATGGAAGAAGCCATAGCTAAAGCTTTTAACGTCGACGCAAGCCTTGTGAGAAGGGCGAGCATGCTGACTAGCGACCTTGGCGAGAGCGCAAGGATAGCGAAAACCGAAGGAAAGGAAGGCCTTGAGAGTATCAGCATCAAACCCATGAGGCCGGTAAGGCCGATGCTTGCCCAGAACGTTGCGAGCATCGAGGAAGCCATGGAAGCCATGGGCGGGATCGCGGACTTCGAGACCAAGTATGACGGCGCACGCCTTCAGATACATAAACAGGGAGATAAGGTAAAGCTTTATTCCAGAAGGCTGGAAGACCTGACGGAGGCCCTTCCGGAAATAGTGACCTACGTGAACAGGAGCGTGAAAGCTGATTCGGCGATACTTGACAGCGAGTGTATTGCCATCGACGCTTCCAGCGGACGCCCCATACCATTCCAGAATATTCTTACAAGGCTGAGGCGTATCTATAAGGTCGAGGAGACGCAGAAAAAATACCCGCTCTACCTGAGGCCTTTTGACGTGCTTTACGTTAACGGTAAAAGCATGATCGATGAGCCGTTTAAAAAACGCAGAATAGCGCTTGAAAATATTATCGAGCCGCTAAATAGCGAATGCAGCGTAGCCCTTGCGATGATCACGAGCGACCCGGAAAAGGCCAGGATATTATTTAACGAGGCTGTCCAGGGCGGTAACGAAGGACTGATGGCGAAAGACCTTGAAGCTACTTATACTCCCGGAATGAGGGGTAAAAAGATGGTCAAGATCAAGTCTGCACTGGATACTCTTGACCTCGCGATAGTCTCGGCAGAATGGGGCCATGGCCGTAAAGCCGGATGGCTTACGTCTTTCGAGGTCGCGGCCTTTGACGAGGAGAGCGAGCAGTATGTTGTGTTCGGGAAGGTCGCCAGCGGTTTCTCGGACGAGCAGCTTGAGGATATCACTGAAAGACTGAAGCCCCTTAAGATCGGTGAGCATGAAAGGATCATCGATGTCAGTCCGGAGATCATCGTTGAAGTGAAGTTCGAGGAGATCCAGAAGAGCCCGGTGTATTCAAGCGGGTATGCTCTGAGGTTCCCGAGGCTTGTTAGGATAAGGGATGACCTGAACCCGGAGGAAGTCAACAGCTTCTCAAGGGTCATGAATATTTATAATATCCAGCAAAGATACGAGCGTAGAGACAAAGGGACGCCGTAGAAAAGCAAATGATTTGAAGTTATTTTGTAAAAATTTTTATTCTTCGATTATAACTTTTTTTGTTGTCGTAATAACCTTTTCTTGCATAGTTATTATTTAAAAGATTTTAAAATACAAAATGCAACAACCACAAAGGACACAAAGGTCCACTAGCTCTCACCACAAAGTACACGAAGGTTACTAAGGCACACGGTATCTCACCACAAAGTACACAAGGGCAACAAAGGTCCACTAGCTCTCACCACAAAGTACACGAAGGTTACTAAGACACACGGTATCTCACCACAAAGGACACAAAGGCAACCAGGGAACACAAAAATTTTTTAAAATAGTTAATTCAAATATGATGTCGCAATTTTTCCCTTTTTTAATATTATAATTATAACTTGGAGGTATGATCTTAAAGTTATATTAACTCCAATAAGTCTTTCTAAAAATTTTTGTGTTCCTTGGTTACCCTTGTGTCCTTTGTGGTTAAGCTAGTGTACCTTGATTACCCTTGTGTCCTTTGTGGTTAAGCTAGTGTACCTTGATTACCCTTGTGTCCTTTGTGGTTAAGCTAGTGTACCTTGATTACCCTTGTGTCCTTTGTGGTTAAGCTAGTGTACCTTGATTACCCTTGTGTCCTTTGTGGTTAAGCTAGTGTACCTTGATTACCCTTGTGTCCTTTGTGGTTAAGCTAGTGTACCTTGATTACCCTTGTGTCCTTTGTGGTGAAAAAATAGTATCTATCATTATTGAAAATCAGCAAGTATACAATAATGCCTTGCAAAAAAAATAGAACAGCCACCCTTAATTTTTAAGGGCGGATACTTCCATTTCGAACACTGCTACCGGCATCTCAATACCCCAGTTCTTCAAGACCTCCGGGCGTACTTCCCCGATAATGCCTGCCCTTTTATCACCGATAACGATCTCCGCGCATCTGCCATCAATGAACGTCGGATCGCTAGCAGGCGGCGTGCTGAGCTTATCGGCAAGCCCGAAGTTGAAGCATAAAGCCTGAAGCTTTGCCTTTACCTCGTTAAACCCTGCTTTCGAGTAACATAACGCGCATGCGACATGATCCTCTTCAAACACACCAGTATCAGTAGTGTCATCGATATGAGCGACGGCTCCGACCTCGAAGATGTTCTGCGGGTATTCGCGGTGCAGGTTATTCGACAGGACTATCATGAGCGACGGCGTAAGCCATGTCCTCACGACGTTGTACTGTTCGGCATAGGGATTCGAGATCTCGACGATATTATTGGTATTCGTCTGGCCCATCTTTGTGGTGATCTCGTCTTTTCCTATGAGGATGAAATTGAGAGTGTCCTGGCATCCTAGCCCGATCATTACCTCTCTTACCGCGTCGCCTAGCTTATTCCTCTCAGTGAGCTTTCCTATGGACGGCGTGTTGGGGTATGACGGTGTAATATTGTTGTAACCGTAAACCCTGCCGACATCGTCCACAATATCGCGCTTGTGCAATATATCGGCCCTGTATGGCGGTATCTGGACGACCAGGTAGTCATCCTTGACCTCCTTTATGCCGAAGCCCATCCGCAACAGAAGTTCGCTTATCTTGTTGGACATCAGGCCGAGACCGAGGATGCGGTTTATGTATTCTACATCCATGCGCATCTCGCGTACGCCGAAATCCGGCCTCGGGAGGTCCTTATCCGGGTACTTGACAGTAACGCTGTAGATCTTAGCTCCTCTCAGGGATAATGAATAAAGCGCTATGTTGAGCATGTAGTCGATAGTCCTCATGTCTTCGCCGGTAAGCTCTATCAGGAGCTCTGTCGTGTCAATGGAGACCTCGGTCCGCTTCGAGTTAATGATGGGCGGGAACGAGAAGACTCCGTCATCGTCGTATATGAGCGGCACCATCTCTTTGCCCTCAAGGACATATCCGTAATCCTTACCTTTGTCATGCCTTTGCATGACCTCTGCGGGTGTCATTAATTCGTTGCTTTGAAGGGGCACGAATTTTACCGAATCCTTCGGGACTCCGCGGTAATGGATGGTCTTACCCTTGATCTTTGACAGGTCGTGTACACCGATAGCGCCTTTCTTTCTTCTCCTGCCGAAAGTGCCGTGAAGCTTCTCCTGCAGGTGCATTATCGACTTGATCGACTCGTCGGTGAAATGAACGCCTCTGACTATGGCGCCGGTTATGTACGGCCTTATATCTTCGACTTCCCTGTTGACAACTAGCGTATAGTCGGAACTGTGTATCTCGGGCATTATCATGCCGGTCTGTAAGCCGTAGAACGCGCGGAGCATCATGGCGATGCCTTCCTCGCTTAAAAGGTCGGCGCGGTCGCTGGTGACCTCGAATGTCACTTCGTCGCCTTCGATGGCCTCTGTCTCAAGCCCGAGCTCAAAAAGGTCCTCGCGGACTTTGTCCAGAGTTAGGTCATCCTTGCCTACAAGCTTAACAAGGTCCGGGAAATTAAATGTCACTGTCGCCATATCACAGGCACGCTCCTGAGGAAGTTAATATCGCAAAGAGGACCGTGCAGGTCCCTTATATCTTCATAGCCGTACAATATCATCATAAGCCGTTCAAGCGCAAGTCCCCACGCGACCACGTCGCAGTCTATTCCGTAGGGGGCGAGCATCTCTTCACGGAACATTCCGGAGTTACCTACCTCTATCCACCTGTTAGTGCGGGGATGCCTGCCGTATATCTCAAGGCTCGGCTCGGTGTACGGGTTGTAGGTCGGCTTGAACTTGAGCACCGTTATGCCCATGCGGGCGTAGAATTCCTTGAAAGTGCCCATCAGCTCTTTAATGTTAAGATTGTGGTCCATTATCCAGCCTTCTATCTGGAAGAACTCTAGCAGGTGAGTGGCGTCAATAGTGTCGTTCCTGAACACTTTTTCGACGGAGAAGAACTTCTGCGGAGGCGTTTTGTATTTCGCAAGGTATCTGGCTGTCACGGATGTCGTGTGCCCTCTCAGCACAAGTTTCTTAGCGATCATCTCGTCCCAC comes from the Methanooceanicella nereidis genome and includes:
- the pheT gene encoding phenylalanine--tRNA ligase subunit beta, with product MATVTFNFPDLVKLVGKDDLTLDKVREDLFELGLETEAIEGDEVTFEVTSDRADLLSEEGIAMMLRAFYGLQTGMIMPEIHSSDYTLVVNREVEDIRPYITGAIVRGVHFTDESIKSIMHLQEKLHGTFGRRRKKGAIGVHDLSKIKGKTIHYRGVPKDSVKFVPLQSNELMTPAEVMQRHDKGKDYGYVLEGKEMVPLIYDDDGVFSFPPIINSKRTEVSIDTTELLIELTGEDMRTIDYMLNIALYSLSLRGAKIYSVTVKYPDKDLPRPDFGVREMRMDVEYINRILGLGLMSNKISELLLRMGFGIKEVKDDYLVVQIPPYRADILHKRDIVDDVGRVYGYNNITPSYPNTPSIGKLTERNKLGDAVREVMIGLGCQDTLNFILIGKDEITTKMGQTNTNNIVEISNPYAEQYNVVRTWLTPSLMIVLSNNLHREYPQNIFEVGAVAHIDDTTDTGVFEEDHVACALCYSKAGFNEVKAKLQALCFNFGLADKLSTPPASDPTFIDGRCAEIVIGDKRAGIIGEVRPEVLKNWGIEMPVAVFEMEVSALKN